The following proteins are co-located in the Drosophila ananassae strain 14024-0371.13 unplaced genomic scaffold, ASM1763931v2 tig00000132, whole genome shotgun sequence genome:
- the LOC6504205 gene encoding protein no-on-transient A — MTAKSILVTALLGFANKSSASACLRLCNEKCFFLTRSLRPNLVEPMEVNDDNAGFKEKALNKEMPEFSNERSIGLRFADINSVELKYGSRWKQLHDNKKSKLGDLNRVLKMEEEKLEIEMETELLQQDFAEDVRRRSRKRVRTELWTCANNLKPPFG, encoded by the exons ATGACCGCGAAAAGCATCTTGGTGACCGCATTGTTGGGTTTTGCTAATAAGTCATCGGCTAGTGCTTGTCTTCGTTTGTGCAACGAGAAATGTTTCTTTTTGACTAGGTCACTTCGACCCAACCTGGTAGAACCGATGGAGGTTAATGACGATAATGCAGGGTTTAAGGAGAAGGCGTTGAACAAGGAGATGCCAGAGTTCAGCAATGAACGTAGCATTGGTCTCAGATTTGCAGATATCAACTCGGTAGAGCTTAAGTACGGATCGCGGTGGAAGCAGTTACATGATAACAAAAAGAGTAAGCTGGGTGATCTTAATCGCGTGCTTAAAATGGAAGAGGAGAAGTTAGAGATTGAAATGGAAACAGAGCTCCTGCAACAAG attttgcaGAAGACGTAAGAAGACGGAGTAGGAAACGCGTGAGAACGGAGCTGTGGACATGCGCAAACAATTTGAAACCACCCTTTGgataa